The Sesamum indicum cultivar Zhongzhi No. 13 linkage group LG1, S_indicum_v1.0, whole genome shotgun sequence genome includes a window with the following:
- the LOC105161441 gene encoding ABC transporter G family member 21, giving the protein MMPPELENSSMTSKNPADQTISVQIELPGSTSNVSPCPDDQVPENHATLVRSSVLRESLRPVTLKFEDVSYTIKLQNRRGGCCSSSEPKLTRNILNSVSGTVRPGELLAMLGPSGSGKTTLLTALAGRLPGKFSGTITYNEQAFSSSMKRKTGFVTQDDVLYPHLTVLETLTYAALLKLPSKLTKKEKMEQAELIIMELGLTRCRNSIVGGPFLRGISGGERKRVSIGQEMLVNPSLLLVDEPTSGLDSTTAQRIVATLRWLARGGRTVVTTIHQPSSRLFRMFDKVIVLAEGCPIYSGGANGVMDYFASIGYAPGFNFMNPADFLLDLANGVTPESGQDDHEHDFDHGRQLDHHDDHNSTKQFLIYSYKKNLHPLIKEEIHQASQDSGKPSPLKRCSEKQWTNSWWLQFKVLLSRGLKERKHESYSGLKIFQVMSVSILSGLLWWHSDANHIQDQVGLLFFFSIFWGFFPLFSAVFVFPQEWSMLTRECSSGMYRLSSYYFARTVGDLPMELVLPTIFVTISYWMGGLKPSLITFLLTLWIILLNVLVAQGLGLALGAVLMNVKQATTLSSVLMLVFLLASGYYIQHIPPFIDWLKYISFSHYCYKLLVGVQYSPNEVYDCGLGYVCRAVDFPAIKYLGIDHMGLDVIALMLMLVGYRLLAYVALRFGLHQ; this is encoded by the exons ATGATGCCTCCTGAGCTAGAAAACAGCAGCATGACATCAAAAAATCCAGCTGATCAAACCATTTCTGTGCAAATCGAACTTCCTGGTTCAACCAGCAATGTCAGCCCTTGTCCTGATGATCAAGTGCCTGAGAATCACGCCACTCTTGTCAGGTCTTCAGTTTTACGCGAATCTTTACGTCCCGTCACTCTTAAG TTTGAGGATGTATCGTACACAATTAAGTTACAAAACAGGCGTGGAGGTTGCTGTTCGTCATCTGAACCTAAGCTAACACGTAACATACTCAATAGTGTTAGTGGAACCGTTCGACCTGGTGAACTTCTGGCGATGCTTGGCCCGTCAGGCAGCGGAAAAACAACTCTTTTGACAGCTCTAGCCGGAAGGCTGCCTGGAAAATTCTCAGGCACGATCACGTACAACGAACAGGCCTTCTCCAGCTCTATGAAACGAAAAACAGGCTTCGTTACGCAGGACGACGTGTTGTATCCTCACCTGACAGTGCTGGAAACCCTAACCTATGCTGCCCTGCTGAAGCTACCAAGTAAGCTTactaagaaagagaaaatggagCAGGCTGAGTTGATTATCATGGAACTTGGGCTGACAAGGTGCAGAAATAGTATAGTTGGGGGCCCTTTTCTGAGGGGAATATCAGGTGGGGAGAGGAAAAGAGTGAGTATTGGACAAGAAATGTTGGTGAATCCCAGCCTTTTGTTGGTGGATGAGCCCACCTCCGGGCTGGACTCCACCACGGCGCAGCGGATCGTGGCCACACTCCGGTGGCTGGCTCGTGGCGGCAGGACGGTGGTAACCACCATACATCAGCCGTCGAGTAGGTTGTTCAGGATGTTTGATAAGGTGATAGTGTTGGCTGAGGGGTGCCCGATATATAGCGGCGGTGCAAACGGAGTGATGGATTATTTTGCTTCCATTGGTTATGCGCCAGGGTTCAACTTCATGAATCCAGCTGATTTTCTCCTGGACCTTGCAAACG GTGTCACTCCTGAGTCGGGACAAGATGATCATGAACATGACTTTGATCATGGGAGACAATTAGACCACCATGATGATCATAACTCAACCAAACAATTTCTCATATATTCCTACAAAAAGAATTTACACCCTCTGATCAAGGAAGAAATTCATCAGGCCTCCCAAGATTCTGGAAAGCCATCACCACTGAAAAGAT GTTCAGAAAAGCAATGGACCAACAGTTGGTGGTTGCAGTTCAAGGTATTGCTAAGCCGGGGCCTGAAAGAACGAAAGCACGAGTCGTATTCCGGTTTAAAGATATTCCAAGTCATGTCTGTTTCAATCCTTTCTGGACTTCTATGGTGGCATTCTGATGCCAACCACATTCAAGATCAG GTGGGActactctttttcttctcaattttctgGGGTTTTTTTCCACTATTCAGCGCGGTATTTGTGTTCCCACAAGAGTGGTCGATGCTCACAAGAGAGTGTTCCTCAGGAATGTATCGCCTTTCGTCCTATTACTTTGCAAGAACGGTTGGTGATTTGCCAATGGAGCTTGTCCTTCCAACCATATTCGTAACAATATCATATTGGATGGGTGGCCTAAAGCCTTCCCTCATTACGTTCCTCCTAACCCTCTGGATCATCCTTCTCAACGTGCTTGTGGCTCAGGGACTTGGGCTAGCCCTTGGTGCCGTTCTAATGAACGTAAAACAAGCCACGACCCTGTCTTCAGTGTTAATGCTAGTCTTTCTACTAGCCAGCGGATACTACATTCAGCATATCCCACCATTTATTGATTGGTTGAAATACATCTCATTTAGTCACTACTGCTACAAGCTTCTTGTCGGGGTGCAGTATTCACCAAATGAGGTTTACGACTGCGGATTAGGATACGTTTGCAGGGCGGTCGATTTTCCAGCCATAAAGTACCTTGGCATTGATCATATGGGGTTGGATGTGATTGCTTTGATGCTAATGTTGGTGGGATATAGGCTCCTGGCCTATGTAGCTCTCCGCTTCGGACTACATCAGTAA